From the genome of Rudaeicoccus suwonensis:
TGCGCACCTGCGAGCGACGAGCCGCCGACGCCTCGGCGTCGCGTTCGTCCTGCGCGATCTGCCGCAGTCGGGCCTTGAGCACCCGCAGCGCAGACTCCTTGTTCTGCAACTGCGACTTCTCGTTCTGACAAGACACGACGGTGCCGGTCGGCAGGTGCGTGATGCGCACGGCCGAGTCCGTCGTGTTCACCGACTGCCCACCCGGGCCGGACGACCGGTAGACGTCAATCTTGAGGTCGTTAGGACCGAAGGTGATCTCGTCGTCATCGCCCTCGTCAAGATCGGGCATGACCAGCACCCCGGCTGCCGAGGTGTGGATGCGACCCTGACTCTCGGTGACCGGAACCCGCTGAACCCGATGGACACCGCCTTCATATTTCAGCCGGGCCCACGGAGCCGTGCCGGGCTCCATCTGTCCCTTCGCCCTGATGGTCAGCCGCACGTCGGTGTATCCGCCCAGGTCGGAATCCGTGGCGTCGGTGATCTCCGCACGCCACCCGGCGCGTTCGGCGAAGCGCAGATACATCCGCACCAGGTCGCCGGCGAACAGCGCCGACTCCTCGCCACCGGCACCGGCCTTGACCTCCATGATCACGTCGCGGTCGTCGTCCTCGTCACGAGGCAGCAACAGGGTGCGCAGCTTGTCTTCGGCCGCGGTGAGCGACTGCTGCATGCCGGGCAGTTCCTCAGCGAAGCTGTCGTCCTCGGCGGCAAGCTCGGTGGCCGCGGCCAAGTCGTCGCGCGCGGCCAGCCAGGCGCGGTATGCCGCAACGGTGGGCGCGAGAGCGGCATACCTCTTGTTCACCTTGCGCAGGGCGACCGGATCGCCGTGGATCACCGGATCGGCCAATTGCCTTTCCAGGTCGGCGTATTCGGCTGCGACTGTGGCCGCGGACTCGATCATGGGGTCGCCTTCGTGCGTGGGAGGTCGTGCGGGACATAGCAAACCGCCGGCCCGATGCCCCGCTCATGGCGAGGGCTGGACCGGCGGTGCGAGAAAGCTACTTGGCGACCTTCTTGCCGTAACGCTCCTGGAAGCGGGCCACGCGACCACCGGTGTCGAGGATCTTCTGCTTGCCGGTGTAGAACGGGTGGCACTGCGAGCACACGTCGGCGGTGATCTTGCCGGAGTCCGCGGTGCTGCGGGTGGTGAATGTCGCGCCACAGGTGCAGGTCACCTGGGTCTCGTTGTAGGACGGGTGAATGTCCTTCTTCATGGGTGTCTCCTCGGGTGTCGTGCCCTCCGGGTCGCCGCGACGGATGTCGGGACGTGAACCGGTGGACCAACCGATAATTCTGCCAGTCGGCAGCGCATCAGTCCAAACGAGCGGTGCCGCCGCGATATTCCGGCAATGCACGGACGGCGCCAGTGCACGTATGGCGATGCCCGCCTCACCGGTGCGGTGGGACGGGCATCGTCATACGTGCTTGTTCAGACTGTTCAGTCCTCGTCGTCGAGCTTGATCGAGCTGGTCTGCTGGACCTGCATCAGGAACTCGGTGTTGGAGTGCGTCTTCTTCAACCGGTCGAGCAGCAACTCGATGCCCTGCTGGTTGTCGAGGGCGGCCAGGACCCGGCGCAGCTTCCACATGATCTTCAACTCGTCGCTGCCGAGGAGGATCTCCTCGCGACGGGTGCCGGAGCCGTTGACGTCGATTGCCGGGAAGATGCGGCGCTCGGCGAGCTGGCGCGACAGGCGCAGCTCCCAGTTGCCGGTGCCCTTGAACTCCTCGAAGATGACCTCGTCCATCTTGGAACCGGAGTCGATGAGCGCGGTCGCGAGGATTGTCAGTGAGCCGCCGTTCTCGATGTTGCGCGCCGCGCCGAAGAACTTCTTCGGCGGGTAGAGCGCAGCCGAGTCGACACCACCGGACATGATCCGGCCACTGGCCGGGGCGGCCAGGTTGTAGGCACGGCCCAGTCGGGTGATGCCGTCGAGAAGCACGACGACATCCAGGCCCATCTCGACCAGACGCTTGGCGCGCTCGATCGCCAGCTCGGAGACCTCGGTGTGGTCCGACGCGGGGCGGTCGAAGGTCGAGGCGATCACCTCGCCCTTGACCGACCGCTGGAAGTCGGTGACTTCCTCGGGACGCTCGTCGACCAGCACCACCATCAGGTGGCACTCGGGGTTGTTGGCGGTGATCGCGTTGGCGATCGCCTGCATCACCAAGGTTTTTCCGGACTTCGCCGGCGCCACGATCAGGCCACGCTGGCCCTTGCCGATCGGGGCGACGAGGTCGATGACCCGGTTGGTGATGTGCTTCGGGTCGTCCTCCAGGCGCAGTCGCTCCTGGGGGTACAGCGGGGTGAGCTTGGAGAACTCCACGCGCTCGCGCGCCTGCTCCGGCTGCATGCCGTTGACCGTGTCGACGCGGACGAGCGCGTTGAACTTCTGGCGCGTCGGCAACTGCTCGCCCTCACGCAGCGCACGGATCGCGCCGGTGATGGCATCGCCCTTGCGCATGCCGTTCTTCTTGACCATGTTGAGCGGCACGTAGACGTCGTTGGGGCCGGCGAGGTATCCGCTGGTCCGCACGAAGGCGTAGTTGTCGAGCACGTCCAGGATGCCGGCCACCGGCACCAGGACGTCGTCCTCGCGCACGGCGACATCGACATCGCCGAAGTCGTCCGCGCCGCGGCCACGGCCACGCTTGCGGTCCCGGCCACGCTGCCGACGGCGACCACCCTGGCGGCTGTCGTCGTTGTTCCAACGGTCGTTCCCCTGGCCGTCGCGGTCATTGCCGTTGCGGTCATTGCCGTTCCGGTCATTGCCGTTCCGGTCATTGCCGTTGCGGTTGCTCTGACGATCGTTGTTGTTCGACCGGTCACTGCCTTGACGGTCATTGCCCTGACGATCGTTGCGGTCGTTGCCGTTGCGGTTGTTCTGACGGTCATTGCCGTTGGAACGATCACCGCCGTTGTAACGATCGCTGCCATTGCGATCGTTACGACGCTGACGAGGCTGACCCTGGTGCGACTCGTCGCCGGACTCGGCCTCGGACCGATCGCTGTCGGACCGGTCGGCGGCGGTGTCGCGACGCTCGTCGCGCGCCGGAGCGACGACGTGGCCGTCGTCCGACTCCCGCGCCTGTGCGGGAGCGGTCACCTGTTCGGCCTGCTCGGCCGGGGCGACGACAGCTGACCCCGCACGGCGCGACGCGCGACGCGCCGGGGCGGCAGCAGTCGTGTCTGTCGTGGCCGACTCAGCCTGGGCGGCGGAGGGCGCCGTGCGGCTCGAACCGCTCTCGCCACGCTCGCGGATAGCCGTGAGCAGGTCGCCCTTGCGCATCTTGGAGGTGCCGCTGATGCCCATCGTCGCTGCGAGCCGCTTGAGCTCGTCCAACTTCATGGTGCTGAGGCTGCCTCGAGAACCCTGCGAACCCGTTTCCTGGGGCGCTGCGAGTTCAGTGGTTTCCGTCACGAAGGTTCCTTCCCCCTCGTTGTGCCGACTGACTGTCGGTCTTCTTTTGGGGTTGTGCACTACAACTCCGGATCGAGCAAATGATGTGGGATCCGGCCTCATTCACGTGCGCAGAAACTGTCGACGTGACCTGAGAGTGATGCATCGGACGAGCCGGAACATATGTGTCTCGCGGCTCACCATCTGATCGATGCGGCCTCCAACCTACACCGTGGATGCGACCGAACGCGAAACGACTCGCACACCGGCGTCGGCGACGCCAGGCGTCAGCACGCGCCATTCGTCAGTCAGTTCGGCAATCGGGTCCGCGTGGTCGGTGGTCGACAGCACCAGAACTGCGGGACCGGCGCCCGAGATCGTGGCCGCGTGACCCTGCTGGCGCAGTCGATCGACCAGTTCCATGCTGCGCTCGTATGCCGGTCGCCGCGCCTCCTGGTGCAGCCAGTCCCGCGTGGCGGGCAACAGCAGTTCCGGCGAACGGGTGAGCGCCTCCGTCAGCAGTGCAGCACGACCCGCGGTCGATGCCGCAGCCGACAGAGGGACGGAGGCACCGAGAGCAGCTCGCGCCTTGTCGGTGGACAGCGTCGCTGCCGGCACGAACAGCACCGGCCGGATCTGCGGGTGCAGCGCCGGTCGGATGGTCTGCCAGCCACGGCCGTGATCGTC
Proteins encoded in this window:
- the prfA gene encoding peptide chain release factor 1 codes for the protein MIESAATVAAEYADLERQLADPVIHGDPVALRKVNKRYAALAPTVAAYRAWLAARDDLAAATELAAEDDSFAEELPGMQQSLTAAEDKLRTLLLPRDEDDDRDVIMEVKAGAGGEESALFAGDLVRMYLRFAERAGWRAEITDATDSDLGGYTDVRLTIRAKGQMEPGTAPWARLKYEGGVHRVQRVPVTESQGRIHTSAAGVLVMPDLDEGDDDEITFGPNDLKIDVYRSSGPGGQSVNTTDSAVRITHLPTGTVVSCQNEKSQLQNKESALRVLKARLRQIAQDERDAEASAARRSQVRTVDRSERIRTYNFPENRIADHRTGYKAYNLDTVLDGDLDPVVQSAVEADEAARMAAVAENSAQ
- the rpmE gene encoding 50S ribosomal protein L31; its protein translation is MKKDIHPSYNETQVTCTCGATFTTRSTADSGKITADVCSQCHPFYTGKQKILDTGGRVARFQERYGKKVAK
- the rho gene encoding transcription termination factor Rho; this encodes MTETTELAAPQETGSQGSRGSLSTMKLDELKRLAATMGISGTSKMRKGDLLTAIRERGESGSSRTAPSAAQAESATTDTTAAAPARRASRRAGSAVVAPAEQAEQVTAPAQARESDDGHVVAPARDERRDTAADRSDSDRSEAESGDESHQGQPRQRRNDRNGSDRYNGGDRSNGNDRQNNRNGNDRNDRQGNDRQGSDRSNNNDRQSNRNGNDRNGNDRNGNDRNGNDRDGQGNDRWNNDDSRQGGRRRQRGRDRKRGRGRGADDFGDVDVAVREDDVLVPVAGILDVLDNYAFVRTSGYLAGPNDVYVPLNMVKKNGMRKGDAITGAIRALREGEQLPTRQKFNALVRVDTVNGMQPEQARERVEFSKLTPLYPQERLRLEDDPKHITNRVIDLVAPIGKGQRGLIVAPAKSGKTLVMQAIANAITANNPECHLMVVLVDERPEEVTDFQRSVKGEVIASTFDRPASDHTEVSELAIERAKRLVEMGLDVVVLLDGITRLGRAYNLAAPASGRIMSGGVDSAALYPPKKFFGAARNIENGGSLTILATALIDSGSKMDEVIFEEFKGTGNWELRLSRQLAERRIFPAIDVNGSGTRREEILLGSDELKIMWKLRRVLAALDNQQGIELLLDRLKKTHSNTEFLMQVQQTSSIKLDDED
- a CDS encoding homoserine kinase — translated: PASSANLGPGFDSIGLALGVYDDVEATVTGDELQITVEGHGAGEVPVDDGHLVWRSACIMWAALDLTPPKGLRLHCRNEIPHSRGLGSSAAAIVAGMAMALALVQEDIDDAESLALINRLAADAEGHPDNSSASVYGGCTISWADDHGRGWQTIRPALHPQIRPVLFVPAATLSTDKARAALGASVPLSAAASTAGRAALLTEALTRSPELLLPATRDWLHQEARRPAYERSMELVDRLRQQGHAATISGAGPAVLVLSTTDHADPIAELTDEWRVLTPGVADAGVRVVSRSVASTV